In one window of Acanthopagrus latus isolate v.2019 chromosome 15, fAcaLat1.1, whole genome shotgun sequence DNA:
- the marveld1 gene encoding MARVEL domain-containing protein 1 produces MPPQAPQPQVRENALKFLRSFLGIVRILQIAFGAGLWVTIAANKYEGSIHFVLFVAVLFWLLTLALFFLTLLGKQDLVPLLGGERWLCTNLAHDVAAAVLYMPAIGVMMYKTDRNSYCNLEQYKHLCLYKVYLTAAVFACLCCLAYLLSVIYGACRKCRGEQTVI; encoded by the coding sequence atgccACCCCAAGCTCCGCAGCCGCAGGTGAGGGAGAATGCCCTGAAGTTCCTCAGGAGTTTTTTGGGAATCGTCCGGATCCTGCAGATCGCCTTCGGAGCCGGGCTGTGGGTCACCATCGCCGCGAACAAGTACGAGGGATCCATCCACTTCGTCCTGTTCGTCGCAGTGCTCTTCTGGCTCCTCACGCTCGCCCTTTTCTTCCTCACCCTGCTGGGCAAACAGGACCTGGTGCCGCTGCTGGGCGGAGAGCGCTGGTTGTGCACCAACCTGGCGCACGACGTGGCCGCCGCCGTGCTCTACATGCCGGCCATAGGGGTCATGATGTACAAGACGGATCGCAACTCGTACTGCAACCTGGAGCAGTACAAGCACCTCTGTCTGTACAAGGTCTACCTGACGGCCGCCGTGTTCGCCTGCCTGTGCTGCCTGGCGTACCTCCTGTCGGTTATTTATGGGGCGTGCAGGAAGTGTCGGGGAGAACAGACGGTCATCTGA
- the LOC119033951 gene encoding arginine vasopressin-induced protein 1-like: protein MPPILASLRMDTGHAPSPPSMVAGPSPLWRLAERRSRKAGSGNIFSDVNLWQLQRLFRAAGDQDAEQRAQLVWGHGDEAELAQALIGLRARGHRRGLRSNGRDALGSHWLRAFNHLRIGESSTGSQRKDPGEESDPEAQSSPDPHRHTSAGTTGRGTGATAVLTESQGPTGTSERPAKNSSGLRRGGENNPERYLHRILH from the exons ATGCCACCCATTCTCGCCTCTCTCCGGATGGACACCGGACATGCCCCCTCTCCGCCTTCCATGGTGGCGGGCCCTTCCCCGCTGTGGCGGCTGGCcgagaggaggagcaggaaggcCGGCTCGGGGAACATTTTCAGCGACGTGAATCTGTGGCAGCTCCAGAGGCTGTTCAGGGCGGCCGGGGACCAGGATGCGGAGCAGAGGGCCCAGTTGGTTTGGGGGCACGGGGATGAGGCAGAGCTGGCCCAGGCCTTGATAGGACTGAGGGCCCGAGGTCACAGGAGAGGGCTGAGGTCTAACGGGAGGGACGCACTGGGCTCACACTGGCTACGAGCCTTCAATCACCTCAG GATTGGGGAGAGCTCGACGGGCAGCCAGAGGAAGGACCCCGGGGAGGAGAGCGACCCTGAGGCGCAAAGCAGTCCAGATCCACACCGACACACCTCCGCAGGGACGACAGGCAGAGGCACAGGGGCCACGGCGGTACTGACTGAGAGCCAGGGCCCCACAGGGACTTCTGAGAGACCAGCGAAAAACAGCTCGGgactgaggagaggaggcgagaaCAACCCAGAGAGATACCTCCACAGAATACTCCACTGA
- the LOC119033717 gene encoding tripartite motif-containing protein 35-like yields MAGKTSLVESFLNCHACSQTLRDPVSLSCNHSFCSSCLRQRWEQAKNKNCPVCKRKPAMEDSAVNLTLRELDDSFAERRKNGSPETGKEKVLCDRHEDVPYWFCVDEQRAVCPVCEFSLHNNHKLVPVEEAVGELKEQLKMDLKSLQDKRDKYRQVEETYSEVAQHSKRQLLSTERQIRAEFNKLHQFLKEEEESRLASLREEEEQKRRIISREMEEIQGRISSLSQSICAVEEELQKHNVSFLSSYKAAQARARAVCSLSDPRLVSGALIDVAKHLGNLSFRVWEKMKDTVRFCPVILDPNTACPDLYLSDDLTAVRRGYKDQQLPDNPERFTKYATILGSVGFSSGIHSWVVEVGDHPLWHLGVVTESVERKGEISATSENVSWSLSHVSGKYTDGLDELMVTERKSLQRIRVHVDYERGEVSFYDPEDMNHIYTHQDSFTGKLFPFFNVGRAGDAKTTDIKICHADIYL; encoded by the coding sequence ATGGCTGGGAAGACTTCACTCGTTGAAAGTTTCCTGAACTGTCACGCGTGCTCACAGACTCTCAGAGATCCGGTGTCTCTGAGCTGCAACCACAGCTTCTGCTCGAGCTGCCTGCGACAACGCTGGGAacaagccaaaaacaaaaactgtccgGTGTGCAAAAGAAAACCTGCGATGGAAGATTCGGCGGTGAACCTCACACTGAGGGAGCTGGATGACTCCTTTGCCGAGAGGCGGAAAAATGGATCGCCTGAGACGGGAAAAGAGAAGGTGCTGTGTGACAGACACGAAGATGTCCCTTACTGGTTCTGTGTGGACGAGCAGAGGGCTGTGTGTCCTGTCTGCGAGTTCTCGCTCCACAACAACCACAAGTTGGTGCCTGTAGAGGAAGCAGTCGGTgagctgaaggagcagctgaagatggACTTAAAGTCTCTGCAGGACAAGAGGGACAAATACAGACAAGTGGAGGAAACATACAGCGAGGTGGCCCAACACTCCAAGAGGCAGCTTCTGTCCACCGAGAGGCAGATCAGAGCGGAGTTCAACAAGCTCCACCAGTtcctgaaagaggaagaggagtcccGACTAGCAtctctgagggaggaagaggagcagaagaggcGGATTATCAGCcgggagatggaggagattcAGGGGCGGATATCGTCTCTGTCACAGAGTATCTGTGCCGttgaagaggagctgcagaagcaCAACGTGTCGTTCCTCAGCAGCTACAAAGCCGCTCAGGCCCGAGCCAGAGCCGTGTGCTCGCTGTCGGATCCACGGCTGGTCTCAGGAGCGCTGATAGATGTggccaaacacctgggcaacctgTCCTTCAGAGTCTGGGAGAAGATGAAGGACACGGTCCGCTTCTGTCCCGTCATTCTGGACCCAAACACTGCATGCCCCGATCTCTACCTGTCTGACGATCTGACCGCTGTGAGGCGTGGATATAAAGACCAGCAGCTCCCTGACAATCCGGAGAGATTCACCAAGTACGCCACTATTCTGGGCTCAGTGGGCTTCAGCTCAGGGATCCACAGctgggtggtggaggtgggagaTCATCCCCTCTGGCATTTGGGTGTGGTGACAGAGTCAGtcgagaggaagggagagataTCCGCCACATCGGAAAACGTAAGCTGGTCTTTGTCACACGTGAGTGGGAAATACACCGACGGTCTCGATGAGCTCATGGTCACCGAGAGGAAAAGTCTCCAGAGGATCAGAGTCCATGTGGACTatgagagaggggaggtgtCCTTCTACGACCCCGAGGACATGAATCACATCTACACTCACCAAGACTCTTTCACCGGGAAGCTCTTTCCGTTTTTCAACGTCGGACGTGCTGGTGATGCTAAAACCACCGATATTAAAATCTGCCACGCCGATATTTATCTGTAA